The following is a genomic window from Gemmatimonadales bacterium.
CCCGTGGAGCGACTCGCACTGGTGGCCGCGAAAGGTGATGAAGTGGGCGGAGGCGAAGACGAGATAGTCCTTGTTCACCTCGACGCGAAAGCTGCTTTGCACGGGGACACTCTCCGAATCAGTGCCAGCCTTGCTCCAAGATAACAACGCCTAGGGCGGCCGCGGTGAGATCGGCCGAGGTGCCGGGATTGCGACTATTGCCCGGGTCGCGTAGCTCGGCGTCGAACCGGGCGAGCGCTGCCCGGCCGGCATCGGTGCGGACGCCGCCGGCCGCCCGCGCGGCGCTGGCCATTCCGGACACGCGCTCCGCCTCGCCCCGACCCAGCTTCCGGGCAATGTGGCTGTCCGGGACGGCCGCGAGAATGCCAAGGTAGGCCTCGACCGCGGCATCCGTCCAAGTGAGGCCGTCGCGGCGCGCCGCGCGCACGGCCGGCGCGCCGAGCTCGAAGGTGATGGCGAAGTCGGTGACGTACTCGCGCGCGATGGAATCGCGATCGGCGGCGAGGGCCATCGCCTCGCGCAGCGTGACGGACGGCGGCTGGGCCACGTCCTGTGCAGCCGCGGTGCCGAGCCCCGCGGGGCGAGCGAGCCGGATGGCGTGGTACACGTCCGCCGCGTCGTGCACGGTGGTAGCCCCGAGCGCGGCTGCAACCTCGGACCGGAGCCCGCGACCGGGCTCCCGCGTGGCGAGCGCGGCCCGGCAGAGCGGCGCCAGCAGCAGGACGATGCCGAGGTTCGTATTGCGATCGGTGGTGCAGCGGGTGGCCTCGACCGCGCGGCGCACCGTCGTGCCCAGGGGTTCGTCGCCTGCGGCCGCCATCGCCGGCCCGATCGCGACAGCGCTCGCCAGAAAGTCCTCGTAGCTCGTGTCGTGGAACGGGCGTCCCGGCGACACGTTGCCGGGCTTGGCCGCGCTCGCCTCGACGAGGCACGCGAGCACGGCGGCGGCCCGCACCTTCTCCGGCGTCACCCGCGCACGCTCGCCCCAAGCAGGTGGTGCACCAGGGCACCCGCCACGTCCACGCCGGTCGCCGTCTGGAGACCGCGCCAGCCGGGGATGCCGTTCACCTCGAGCACGTACACGGTGCCGTCTTCCGCCGGGAGCAGGTCAACGCCCGCGTACTCCGCGCCGACCACCCGGGCCGCCCGCACTGCGAGCTCGGCCCAGGCGGGCGGCAGCTCGATCGGCCGCGCCCGCGCGCCGCGCGACACGTTGGTGCGCCAGCCGTCCGCGGCGCGCTCGATCGCGGCGAGGACCCGATCTCCTATCACGAAC
Proteins encoded in this region:
- a CDS encoding triphosphoribosyl-dephospho-CoA synthase, which gives rise to MTPEKVRAAAVLACLVEASAAKPGNVSPGRPFHDTSYEDFLASAVAIGPAMAAAGDEPLGTTVRRAVEATRCTTDRNTNLGIVLLLAPLCRAALATREPGRGLRSEVAAALGATTVHDAADVYHAIRLARPAGLGTAAAQDVAQPPSVTLREAMALAADRDSIAREYVTDFAITFELGAPAVRAARRDGLTWTDAAVEAYLGILAAVPDSHIARKLGRGEAERVSGMASAARAAGGVRTDAGRAALARFDAELRDPGNSRNPGTSADLTAAALGVVILEQGWH